DNA from Branchiostoma lanceolatum isolate klBraLanc5 chromosome 6, klBraLanc5.hap2, whole genome shotgun sequence:
AGTCTTCCTCGAGCTCTGTATCCAAAGTTCGCTAAAGGACCTCCAAGAACGAATGAGCAATAACAGCCCCGAATGTCATAGTGGCGCCTCCTACCCATAAATGTGATGTTGGACGATTGTGAGCAGCCGCTGATGATGTTTGTAGTAGACCTGGAAGCAATACCGCCTAAAGTATACTATATCAGTATATGTCTTTCCCAAGCCTCTGTCTGTTGTCAGAGACAGTGTTCACCTTCAATTTGATTGCATCGGTTGTTCACGCCAAAGATACCTCCAACGCGCGATACAAGGACTTAGCGGAATGGGACAGAATTGCATTGAATTCTGCTatggatgctgattggtccagtAAGATAAAATGACCTACTATTGCATGTAGACTGGTGTTTAATCTGTGGGAATATAATAACCAAGTAGCCCGTATGTACCTCCAGGGCTAATATGGAATGGCTGCTGACTGGCCAATGGATCAGTCCAATTGATTTCTAATCATCGTCATCAGATCTCTAATATCTATTCTGGTTGGTTTATACCGTTCCTTTTGGCCAATCAGATTTCGATGCAAAATGTAGAAACGGATAATTTTGATGGTGTTCCCGCATAGCaaacacaactacatgtactggtatATGCTGATTTGGCAGCATAGCATAATTGACCAATCGATGTATACGTACCATGGCGCTTTAGTAAATTTGCAGCATTCATTCTATCAACTGCTAGGAGTCGCTCTTAGATATCTAATGTTAAACCGTATTGAAAATATTACTATGCTGCCGTTCTTTATTCTTCCGCTTGATGACGCCCTTGTCACGCGGCGAAAAATCAGCGTTGACCTGCTTGACTACCAGGATTGCGTGCAGCCGTTGAATTGTTTCCTATCGTTGGACAGAGAGAAGTAGGGAAAATATGCAGAAGTAACTTTGATGAGGTAATGCAACTTCTTTGGCTTCAAATCCTCCTATATGCCCGGGTAATAAACGTTGCCTGacgtaattttatcatcaaaatcatcCCGGATTTGCTATGAGCCGGTTATGTAAATCCTAGCCGAAGCGCCTCCGTGTTGGCCATATTTAGATACTACAGAATACCAACTTGCGACTGCAACTGAATTACTAATGATCGACAAGTACATATTCTGAGCAAGTATTTGACATTCAGGGGATGCCCTTGACGAAATACAAGGACAAAATCTCACAACGTGATAAAGGAGCTGTATCTTCGGGACCAGTGGTCGCGTCACCCGCATGAAGTCCCGTTGCAAAACGTTATGTTGTAGAGACTTTAGACATTTGACTGATCCATATAGTTTTTAGGTGTGAACATTGAATGATACACACCTTGCTATAGTTCAAAGTGGAAACAAATTCCCCTTTTCTCCTCCATACCCTGCCCAGTATCACAGCTGCACTCAAAATCTTAGTGgctacaaaacacaacaaacttTAACAACTTTCAATGACGAAGTAAAGATGAAACAAACTTCTTGTAAAGCTGACTACAAACTCATACGACAGCGATTTGTAAGAAATTACATTTTATTCACGAATCATCTAAAAAAATCAGTATGACATGCACATTTTGACGGCTAAGCCTTAAGTTCAAAATTAAGTTTAATATAACATGTCGCTAGAGAAAGCTAAGCTGTATGTGTACTAACTTATACTAGTACCCTGCTCCAATGTTTAGCTTCATGCATTAAAAACAGTTTAAAGACAGTAACTGGATGTCCTTGAAGCATGTACTTTGCAACAGCTCAACGCAATCCCATGGATGGCTGCTGGTACCGGCGAATCCCCCATCCCTACAGCGGATCCAGACCAAGGGAAGGAGGATTCTCTGGATCTGGATCAAGCAGACACATGGGACATGTCGGCAGTACATGCCAACCTTTGACACCCAAGTTGCTGGGCTTACAGAAAACACAAACCCTTTCTTTCCCTGTCTTAAAAACATTGTGTTCTTTCGGTACAAGGCAAATTCAATCCTGCAGAAGTTCATATGGGATGTAATTGTAAGTGGGGCGAAATTCACTACTTGATAGTAGACCTGTCACTAACTTGCAAGGGCAAGATGTAATCAATCTGGCAGGGTTTTGTTTTAGGAAGGACAGCCGTAACGACGTCGGAACTATGTTCCCACTAGGGGTTAGATCCGGCGTCGCGACAGAGACGAGATATAGAAGATAAGATAACAAATAAAGTTAACAGTGGCTGGGCTCTCGGCAGTCGTATTCTGGACTCGAGAGAGGACAGAGGTTTGAGAGCTAGCCACCTGTGCCATGTACGGAATAGTCTTGTGTCCTGGTGTCATTTCCTCCCGAGTGAACTCTCTATGCGGGATTCTTAAGAACCAGGGGATTACCACCACCCTTACTTAATGATAAGGTCTTATCTATTGTGACtagatacacaatgtatatgtaaTCTTCAGCTGtgttctatgctatacaataTACCGCTTCATATAATCtattaatgtttcttttttcatatATCGTAGAAAAGGTCATATTGTAATACATACAATGTTATTGAATAttgtacaaaacaaggaaacACTATTCTATGGTGTATATGCAGAAGTTTGTGTATTAACTATTATATAGTCTGTGATCTGCAAATTTGAGAGCTTTGATGAATTGGTGGAGAAACACATATTTCAtactaatacaaatgtataatgaAAGCATAAAAAACATGCTGCGTGGAGTATATAAAATATCTTCTGGTACTTAAGTCAACATACCTCAAGTTTATAGTTGAACATATATCAAGCTTTCTGCAACAACCTTTGAGAGATAGATCCCTACTACATGTTTTAAAGACTAAAATCAACAATGCAAGAATCCTGTTGGACCAAACTTGCACAGTTGAAATGTAAATGTTGTATTGCCCCCTTGCATTTTCAATGACTATGCAGGCACACAATCCAAAAAACTGTTTTAAGACTACATTATGGGTATCAAATTTGTCAATCGGCATCACTGTCCGCCATGGGAGGCTCTCGAACCAGCGCTCTGTTGGCTCTAAGAACGAATTCCTCCTCGGACACGTCAGCAAGAGAAGGCACTAAGAGATCGTGCTCCTGAAGTGCTGGCGGATGGAGGGCGGACGCACGGCGGATCCGGGCTGAGCGACGGACCGGCGTTACCACGATTGGAGCCACCCATGCTATGGGAACCGGCACAGTCTTCTTGATTGCTCTGTGGGCTCTGCAATAAATTTGTAATAAACAATATCAGACACAATGTAAGTCCCAGCAATGTTAAAAACTTGGGCTATCTCATATGTTTTCTCAAATGACCAGTTGTACAGGTGCAGTCATGAAATGACATTAGTTTATAAACACATGGAATACTGGTCATCAAGACTTCCTAGGCATCATTACTGAAGACTCAACTTCAGAGGGTGAAACAACACATCTGTGGGATATATCTAGTACGTGTACTTGCCTTCTAAAGAGGTGCGGTGTGACAGAATACATCTTCATAGAGGAGTCAAATGCTGCTCCCTGGTCCAGCCTGGAGTACAGAACACGTCAATTACATTACAATGGAATCTACAAACAAAGTACAGTAATGAAGACCATCCTTCCAGggattcttgagttatagtgTTCACAGAAGGATACACACACGAATGctgatgaaaacataaccttctaggcaaaGGTCATAATGCTTTGGAAGGTGTAGATAGTGTTtgactaaaatacatgtatactacattACAAATTACTTATACTAGCTTAAGGATTAGTAATAGTTATAAACTCAGCTACTgtccattttgtagcaagccaATCCGATGTAACAAGCATACCTGGCGAATGTAGACCTCCTTTTCGGAGTCTTGAATAGCGCAGAAGGCCGCACATGATCTATCCCATCATCCTCTGGGGTCGGCTGAGGTTGCTCTGCTTCTTTCATCACCACAAAGGCTGTCAAGGCATCTTTGATATCTTCATACGGCTGTGGGATGGGATATTATTACAGATTTTCACTATTATATTCATTCCAGAGACCCAGTTATATGGCAGTAATGGAATGAAAATGACTTTTAAGGACCTGATTACAGGAAAACATCCTTTTGTAAGATTTTGTGACAAGAGCAAAACAATATTCTGAAATAGACCAAACAAAAAAAGAGCTTAATTTTGACATATAGTTAAAAGGTTGAGAAAAGTGGTTGACAAGTGTATCTGTGGTGCTCCATCAGTCAGACTATGGGGCAGATAAAGAATTGACatgtaaaaagtacattatgATATCACATTATTCACTCGAACAAGGGACCTGGCGCATCCTCGGCTcatatcagccaacgaaagggtatgtcaccccataAGGCACGGTATAACCCtgacgtcgactgatgatgatgatgatatcaccCCAGGAATACATTCACTGGTTGACAGGTGAGACACTGAATTATTCCAAAAGGCTAAATTTAGCACAGGTGCTCATACATTGCTGACTTTTCAtcaccatacatgtatgattatacaATTTACCTTACCTGGCTGTTAAACTACAGTTTTTACCAGATTTTGGCTGATAAGAACAGGACTTTGTAGTCTTTACTGATGCTACCTCACCTCTGCGTGAGCTGCCACCGCCATCTCAAACATGGACACCACACGGTGGTCGTCTCCCTGCCCCTGTGCCAGCCGTGCACGACACAGCCAGTACTGCGCGTGCTGCACACACTGGGGGATGGACCTGAACACTGTGTCCAGGATACCGCTGATGTTGTCTGATGGATAACCCTGGAAAAAAGTAGAACAGAAACTGAGAATGTGGACACAAAAACATGATATGCCTTTGCACTTCTTATCTATCTTCGCACAATTGTCAAAGATGGTGGTTAAGTAAAGAACCAAGCAAACATTTGCATGTTAGCTGTGCAGTACAGAACATTTTCTTATGAAGactgtactctcacctctcaaaagaagtaccccctagaatagcagtaccccccggacaaatcttcagaatctaatataagtaccccctgaaataaaagtaccgccctgaaaatttcaaaattgacagttgAGGTAAACCGTGTCCATACAACTGtccgagggaaataagataataagcaggtaggttatatctattcaattatgcctgagTACCATACCTATACAgtttatagatattgaacagaataactgtacagaGCTTGTTCAAATCCTACAGGTCATGTATTTGTTGCCTATTGAACAGTATATTAATAAAAACTCACCTCATCGATAGCAGACATACACTCCTGGAAGATGGTTTCCAACTGCAAGGTCACAGCATCTTTCCCAGCATCCTCCTCTTCCTTCCCAGCATCCTCCAGGCCTGGCCAGAAGGGTGCGGCCATCCTCGGTTTCCTCACACTCCTCCTGGCAGACCCTGGAGCCGGGGTCCTGAACGTCAGGAGACTGTTGAACCGCGACGGGGTCTTCCCCTTTGCCTTCAGCCACTGCTCTAGCTTTTGTCTGTgaagaaaccatacaaaaaaaaatggtcAACTTAACATATGTCTATAATATAGTATAATATGTACGTGACAAAAAGAACTCATGATCAATGTTAACCACTGATACATATCTGGAAAAGAAATTGAACTCGAGGTGCTActggaaatgcagaaatgttcgcggtggttttaacttttatgttcacagttttcacctCGAAAAGccttccattgtgtgactgtagcgctactattgttttaattGTTTTACGCGAaaaaaaccaccgtgaacacttcaTGTTCTCTCTACCGCAAatttaaatccccacaaacatgtctgcatttacagtaatgtagTATTTCTCACCTCATGGACATATTCTTTGGTACTGCTGCTGCTGCCCCCATGATGTCCgagtcatcatcatcctcttGACTGACTTCTAGTTCAACACTGCGGTTTATTTCTGGGACGTCGAGGTTGTCTTGTATGTCTTCTATGCGTGGTAAGGGTTCTGCATTGTCCTCCGTGTTTCCGGCGCCTGGATTGCTTTGGTTGTCCTCTGCAGGTTGCAACACTTCTTGGTTACCAAGATGACGGATGACTTCTGGATCGTTTTGGTTGCCCTTGATGTTGCCAAGCTGTGTTAGCTGTTCATCGTCTGCCTCGTTGATCTCCACTTTGTTCACAGGTGGTTGAAGTTCTTCTATGTTTTCTATGTCGTTGTGTGGCATCACTTGTTGGCTGCCCTGGATGTTGGCAGTATTGTTCAGATGTGGCTGCACATCTTGGTTGTTCTCAACACGCAGTAGTTCTTGGTGGTCCTCGATGTTGTCCACATGTGGCTCTACCGCTGCATTGTTCTCAACGTGCAGTAGTTCTTGGTTACCCTGAACTTCAGCATTGTCCTGTACCTCAGCAGCACCTGCATCCATGGCGAGTTTCTTCCTGGCGCCAGTTCCATGGTCGTGGTTACAGCAGCGTGTCAGTGGCTGGGAGAACAGGTTGGTCTTACTGGCACTGAACGGACGCCACGGGGGTCTTTTGCTGAGAATACAAACAGAGGTGTCATTATGTCGGACCTATGTGTTCATTCATTTGTAGCACAGGGAATAAAGGGTATAGTTTCTTTATCATGGATGGTGAGTTTATTTTATCATACTAGTATTAGTCCTCATAAAATAGTCACCCATAAATGAATGCACTTTGTGAAGATATAACAAGTTGCTGCTAATATTTCTAATGGTCCGAAGGGTTAATATTATGGTAACAGTAAAGACTAACATAGCTTGTTTGTACTTACTTTCTATTCGACTAAAAAACTTTTTCCCCTtctcaaaagtacatgtactaacgttacatgtaattccAAATGCCTTGCAAACCAATTAATAGTACATGCATGTCAAGTACAGTACCAAGAACAAGTTGGAACTTGTGTCTTTTGGTAAAGATACCTGTACCCGAACATACCTTGCACTCTCTCTGTcttgcttctttttcttctcacTCCGCCAATGTTCAAACTTCTCCAGATaactgtaaacaaaaacagagtATGAAATCAATGTTTTGCCTGTGGATCTATTTGTCTTTCATAGAATatacacttacatgtaactaATAAAGTTCGATACATCAATTATTATAATGCATTCTGGTAGTTTCTACAACAGATTCTAGTCAGGAAAAAGCAAGTTGAACAA
Protein-coding regions in this window:
- the LOC136436515 gene encoding cytoskeleton-associated protein 2-like, which translates into the protein MAEKGGHENRKSAAELRLEQLQKWREAKGRQHRPGREPLTSGIVKPSSTTKANLPHSRESSVKKTSAVKRKQKENAGQDDSYLEKFEHWRSEKKKKQDRESASKRPPWRPFSASKTNLFSQPLTRCCNHDHGTGARKKLAMDAGAAEVQDNAEVQGNQELLHVENNAAVEPHVDNIEDHQELLRVENNQDVQPHLNNTANIQGSQQVMPHNDIENIEELQPPVNKVEINEADDEQLTQLGNIKGNQNDPEVIRHLGNQEVLQPAEDNQSNPGAGNTEDNAEPLPRIEDIQDNLDVPEINRSVELEVSQEDDDDSDIMGAAAAVPKNMSMRQKLEQWLKAKGKTPSRFNSLLTFRTPAPGSARRSVRKPRMAAPFWPGLEDAGKEEEDAGKDAVTLQLETIFQECMSAIDEGYPSDNISGILDTVFRSIPQCVQHAQYWLCRARLAQGQGDDHRVVSMFEMAVAAHAEPYEDIKDALTAFVVMKEAEQPQPTPEDDGIDHVRPSALFKTPKRRSTFARLDQGAAFDSSMKMYSVTPHLFRRAHRAIKKTVPVPIAWVAPIVVTPVRRSARIRRASALHPPALQEHDLLVPSLADVSEEEFVLRANRALVREPPMADSDAD